Proteins from one Pseudomonas sp. KBS0710 genomic window:
- the flgB gene encoding flagellar basal body rod protein FlgB yields the protein MSISFDKALGIHEQALGFRAQRAEVLANNIANADTPNYKARDLDFSAVLAAQQDKTKNGTFVLNMTNSRHIEAQGLGNGDESLLYRTPMQPSIDQNTVDAQLEQSAYAENSVNFQASFTLLNSKFKGLMSALRGE from the coding sequence ATGAGCATCAGCTTCGATAAAGCGCTCGGTATCCACGAACAAGCCCTGGGCTTCCGCGCCCAACGTGCCGAAGTCCTGGCCAACAACATCGCCAACGCCGACACCCCGAACTACAAGGCTCGGGACCTGGACTTCTCCGCCGTGCTCGCCGCACAGCAGGACAAGACCAAGAACGGCACCTTCGTCTTGAACATGACCAACAGCCGTCATATCGAAGCGCAAGGCCTTGGCAATGGTGACGAGTCGCTGCTGTATCGCACGCCGATGCAGCCTTCGATCGACCAGAACACCGTCGACGCCCAGCTGGAGCAATCGGCCTACGCCGAGAACTCAGTGAACTTTCAGGCCAGCTTTACCCTGCTTAACAGCAAATTCAAAGGGCTGATGTCAGCCCTGCGTGGAGAGTAA
- the flgC gene encoding flagellar basal body rod protein FlgC, translating to MSLASVFNIAGSGMSAQTTRLNTVASNIANAETVSSSIDQTYRARHPVFATMFQGGQAGQGGSGDSLFQNQDAAGQGVQVLGVVEDQSNLEARYEPNHPAANEKGYVYYPNVNVVEEMADMISASRSFQTNAEMMNTAKTMMQKVLTLGQ from the coding sequence ATGTCCCTCGCCAGTGTTTTCAATATTGCCGGCAGTGGCATGAGCGCGCAGACCACGCGTTTGAACACCGTCGCCAGTAACATCGCCAACGCCGAGACCGTGTCTTCGAGCATTGACCAGACCTACCGCGCCCGTCATCCGGTATTCGCCACCATGTTCCAGGGCGGCCAAGCCGGCCAGGGCGGCAGCGGTGATTCGCTGTTCCAGAACCAGGATGCGGCGGGTCAAGGCGTGCAGGTGCTCGGCGTGGTCGAAGACCAGAGCAACCTGGAAGCCCGCTACGAGCCTAACCACCCGGCCGCGAACGAAAAGGGTTACGTGTACTACCCCAACGTCAACGTGGTTGAGGAAATGGCCGACATGATTTCCGCCAGCCGCTCGTTCCAGACCAACGCGGAAATGATGAACACCGCCAAAACCATGATGCAGAAGGTCCTGACCCTGGGTCAGTGA
- the flgD gene encoding flagellar hook assembly protein FlgD yields the protein MAIVDTTSTPNTAVQDLFNSKVKTATDNSGLNGAAKAATGNQALGKDAFLQLLVTQLKNQNPLSPQDNGAFVAQLAQFSSLEGINTLNDSVNAISSNFSSSQALQASSLVGRSIITQTDKAMVDTSKSMTGSVAVTAATGNVSVKITDKDGNVVRTIDMGAQSAGDSSFIWDGKNDKGEVAPAGTYTFAASTKNDKGDSVALLTSLPATVTSVTLSKTGGEMLLNLAGGMGSVKLSQIQTIGT from the coding sequence ATGGCCATTGTTGATACCACTTCTACACCCAACACGGCGGTCCAGGACCTGTTCAACTCCAAGGTCAAGACCGCAACAGACAACAGCGGCCTCAATGGTGCTGCCAAGGCTGCCACGGGCAACCAGGCGTTGGGCAAGGATGCATTCCTGCAACTGCTGGTGACCCAGCTGAAAAACCAGAACCCGCTGTCGCCTCAGGACAATGGCGCGTTCGTGGCCCAGTTGGCACAGTTCAGCAGCCTGGAAGGCATCAACACCCTGAACGACTCGGTGAATGCGATCTCCAGCAACTTCAGCTCTTCGCAAGCGCTGCAGGCGTCTTCGCTGGTCGGGCGTTCGATCATCACCCAGACCGACAAAGCCATGGTGGATACCAGCAAAAGCATGACCGGCTCGGTGGCAGTGACGGCCGCGACGGGCAACGTCTCGGTGAAAATCACCGACAAAGACGGCAACGTGGTACGCACCATCGACATGGGCGCCCAAAGCGCCGGTGATTCCAGCTTTATCTGGGATGGCAAGAACGACAAAGGTGAAGTCGCCCCCGCCGGCACTTATACCTTCGCGGCCAGCACCAAGAATGACAAAGGCGACTCTGTTGCCCTGTTGACGTCGCTGCCGGCAACGGTCACCAGCGTGACGCTGAGCAAAACCGGCGGCGAAATGCTGCTCAACCTTGCTGGCGGCATGGGCAGCGTCAAGCTGTCGCAAATCCAGACTATCGGTACATAG
- the flgE gene encoding flagellar hook protein FlgE — MSFNIGLSGLYAANKQLDVTGNNIANVATTGFKSSRAEFSDIYAASKLGTGQNSVGSGVNLAAVSQQFTQGDVNNTGGLLDMAIQGGGFFVQKGSDGSLEYTRSGTFRSDKDGYITNNTGTSRLQGYAADADGNIIKGALTDLQLNLSNLPPKASTKVDSTSNLNSSSPVIDQTAHPFDPTESSSFSTQYNTTLYDTQGNAHPMVQYLVKTDSNTWKSYTLIDGRNPDGSAPTGTGSTPPVASTLSFDGAGKLTGIVTGTTSSTTLQLNGWVPGTVTNGVWTKNGANANPGGIAINMGNITQYNSATYRNPPVTDGYATGQITGLNIDGNGVLFATFSNQQSKAIGQLSLASFNNEQGLQPAGGTTWKETFASGQPGYDAPQSGTLGSIVSKSLENSNVNLTNELVDLIKAQSNYQANAKTISTQSTIMQTIIQMT, encoded by the coding sequence ATGTCTTTTAACATCGGCCTTAGCGGCCTCTATGCGGCCAACAAACAACTGGACGTAACCGGCAACAACATTGCCAACGTTGCGACCACGGGTTTCAAATCGTCCCGCGCGGAGTTTTCCGACATCTACGCGGCGTCCAAACTGGGCACTGGCCAGAACAGTGTCGGCAGTGGCGTGAACCTGGCGGCGGTGTCCCAGCAGTTCACTCAAGGTGACGTCAACAACACCGGCGGCCTGCTGGACATGGCGATCCAGGGCGGCGGCTTCTTCGTGCAGAAGGGCAGCGACGGTTCGCTGGAATATACCCGCAGCGGCACCTTCCGTTCGGACAAAGACGGCTACATCACCAACAACACCGGCACCTCGCGCCTGCAAGGCTACGCAGCGGACGCTGATGGCAACATCATCAAAGGCGCGCTGACCGACCTGCAATTGAACCTGTCGAACCTGCCGCCCAAGGCCTCCACCAAAGTGGATTCCACCAGTAACCTGAACTCGTCGTCGCCGGTAATCGACCAGACGGCCCACCCGTTCGATCCAACCGAATCCAGCTCGTTCAGCACCCAGTACAACACCACGCTGTACGACACCCAGGGCAACGCGCACCCTATGGTGCAGTACCTGGTCAAAACCGACTCCAACACCTGGAAGTCCTACACCCTGATCGACGGCCGTAACCCTGATGGTTCGGCGCCGACCGGCACAGGCTCGACGCCGCCAGTGGCATCGACGTTGAGCTTTGACGGCGCCGGCAAACTCACCGGGATTGTTACCGGCACCACTTCCAGCACCACCTTGCAGCTGAACGGCTGGGTGCCGGGCACCGTGACCAATGGTGTGTGGACCAAAAACGGCGCGAATGCCAACCCTGGCGGGATTGCCATCAACATGGGCAACATCACCCAGTACAACTCGGCCACCTACCGTAACCCGCCGGTCACCGATGGCTACGCCACCGGCCAGATCACCGGCCTGAACATCGACGGTAACGGCGTGCTGTTCGCCACTTTCAGCAACCAGCAGAGCAAGGCCATTGGTCAGCTCTCCCTGGCCAGCTTCAACAACGAACAAGGCCTGCAGCCGGCGGGTGGCACCACCTGGAAAGAGACCTTCGCCTCGGGCCAGCCGGGTTACGACGCACCGCAATCCGGCACCCTGGGTTCGATTGTGTCCAAGTCCCTGGAGAACTCCAACGTCAACCTGACCAACGAGCTGGTGGACCTGATCAAGGCCCAGAGCAACTACCAGGCGAACGCCAAGACCATCTCTACCCAGAGCACCATCATGCAGACCATCATTCAGATGACCTGA